From Candidatus Saganbacteria bacterium, a single genomic window includes:
- the ftsH gene encoding ATP-dependent zinc metalloprotease FtsH produces MKDTWKNFLIYGVIALIAIGLLSPFFGSISKQSEISFSQFLNKVDAGQVKDITIAGDVISGKTGDGKLFKTRAFNYPNLVQTLRNKKIDIRVEQPAESGWLLNFVIQIILPLLFFAALWWLLIRQAQSANTTALSFGRSRAKPLESNIKVTFADVAGIEEAKEELKEIVEFLKTPQKFKEIGAKIPKGVLLMGPPGTGKTLLARAIAGEAEVPFFSLSGSDFVEMFVGVGASRVRDLFTQAKKNSPCIIFMDEIDAVGRHRGAGLGGGHDEREQTLNQLLVEMDGFDPKINVIVIAATNRPDILDPALLRPGRFDRQVVLDKPDIKGRKAILEVHAQGKKIDKSVDLEVLARRTSGFTGADLENLLNEAAILAARRNKKQMTMPEAEEAIDRILAGPAKRSKVISEKEKDIVAHHEVGHALLAKLLPHADPVHKISILPRGFALGYTLQLPLEDKYLITKEEVLEQVIVMLGGRVAEELVFSEMTSGAHNDLERATELVRKMVCEYGMSSLGPRTYGKPNRQVFLGRDLGEQKDYSDMTADAIDKEINGIINACHEKAKKLLIKNREKLTAIAKDLREKETLEGEHLDKYFVEIKKETEPVEEKIRPDQGILFA; encoded by the coding sequence ATGAAAGATACATGGAAAAATTTTTTGATCTACGGTGTTATCGCGCTTATCGCGATAGGGCTCCTGTCTCCGTTTTTCGGTTCCATATCAAAGCAGTCAGAGATATCATTTTCACAGTTCCTCAATAAAGTCGATGCCGGCCAGGTAAAAGACATAACAATAGCCGGTGATGTCATCTCGGGGAAGACCGGAGACGGGAAGCTTTTTAAGACGCGGGCCTTCAATTATCCCAATCTTGTGCAGACGCTCCGAAATAAAAAGATCGATATCAGGGTCGAGCAGCCCGCGGAGTCCGGATGGCTGCTCAACTTCGTCATCCAGATAATACTCCCCCTGCTTTTCTTTGCAGCGCTCTGGTGGCTTTTGATACGGCAGGCGCAGTCAGCGAACACAACAGCCCTTTCTTTCGGAAGGTCGCGGGCAAAGCCGCTTGAATCAAATATCAAGGTCACATTTGCGGACGTAGCCGGGATCGAAGAGGCAAAAGAAGAGCTGAAAGAGATCGTGGAATTCTTGAAGACACCGCAAAAATTCAAGGAAATAGGTGCCAAAATACCCAAAGGGGTGCTTCTGATGGGGCCTCCCGGAACGGGCAAGACGCTTCTCGCAAGGGCGATCGCAGGCGAAGCAGAAGTCCCTTTCTTCTCGCTCTCAGGTTCGGATTTCGTTGAGATGTTCGTCGGTGTCGGCGCGTCCCGGGTGAGGGACCTTTTCACCCAGGCAAAGAAGAATTCTCCCTGCATAATCTTCATGGACGAGATCGACGCGGTAGGCCGCCACAGGGGTGCCGGGCTTGGAGGAGGCCATGATGAAAGGGAGCAGACGCTTAACCAGCTTCTTGTGGAGATGGACGGCTTCGATCCCAAGATCAATGTCATAGTGATCGCCGCGACCAACAGGCCGGACATCCTGGACCCCGCGCTTCTGCGGCCAGGCAGGTTTGACAGGCAGGTTGTCCTTGACAAGCCGGATATAAAAGGAAGAAAAGCGATACTGGAAGTGCACGCGCAAGGCAAAAAAATCGACAAAAGCGTAGACCTCGAAGTCCTTGCGAGAAGGACTTCAGGATTCACAGGTGCCGACCTCGAGAACCTTTTGAACGAAGCGGCGATCCTTGCCGCCAGGAGAAATAAAAAACAGATGACGATGCCGGAAGCCGAAGAAGCGATAGACAGGATCCTTGCCGGGCCGGCGAAAAGAAGCAAGGTCATAAGCGAAAAAGAAAAGGATATCGTGGCGCATCACGAAGTAGGCCACGCGCTCCTTGCAAAACTGCTGCCTCACGCGGACCCCGTTCACAAGATCTCTATCCTTCCGAGGGGCTTTGCTCTTGGTTATACATTACAGCTTCCGCTTGAAGACAAATATCTGATCACGAAAGAAGAAGTGCTGGAGCAGGTGATCGTCATGCTCGGGGGAAGGGTCGCGGAAGAACTGGTCTTCAGCGAGATGACATCGGGAGCCCATAACGACCTTGAACGGGCTACCGAGCTTGTCAGAAAAATGGTATGCGAATATGGCATGAGCTCCCTCGGCCCAAGGACTTATGGCAAGCCCAACAGGCAGGTGTTTTTGGGAAGGGACCTCGGGGAGCAGAAAGACTACAGCGACATGACCGCTGACGCCATCGACAAGGAGATAAACGGCATAATCAACGCCTGCCACGAAAAAGCAAAAAAACTTCTTATTAAGAACAGGGAAAAGCTGACTGCCATCGCAAAGGACCTGCGGGAAAAAGAGACCCTTGAAGGCGAGCACCTCGACAAATACTTTGTAGAGATAAAAAAGGAGACCGAGCCGGTCGAAGAAAAGATCAGGCCAGACCAGGGCATACTTTTCGCTTGA
- a CDS encoding IPT/TIG domain-containing protein, with amino-acid sequence MLSKKIRSLYSKPVAVAVIAALLLLFSIPASFSDSWITIGTGVVGGTVPSVTSISPVSGLNTGTTEVTISGVYFTGTSAVKIDSFPVQSFSVVNDTTITAVIQSGIIPNVYHITVTNADGTSATSWVDQFSVISTSSPAVTSITPSSGINNAEVPVTITGTNLSGATAVNVGATGMTIVSNSSTEIIARVPSGLTPGTYYITVTNADGTSPANSSGQFTVLAVPVPAVSGVSPTFGLNTAGTPVTITGTNLATASSVKIGTDPVSTFAVISDTTINAVIQSALTPGVYHISVTNTYGTSATSSADQFTVISSLSPVVTGISPTSGNNDVPNDITITGTNLSSATAVKIGTVPLTMISNSATEIRATIPSGLPAGTYDITVVTPGGTSPSTAADRFTAIDFGPSTSVLIDNYEGVEVSAYNNYGTGCSSVFNTNPLFIKNGAQSRRILYSFSSDWGGLMKGDLVSNKNLILTNAFAFWLKGDGTNNTIRLDVFEATNVSPYGSWSMTHEIYSGPAISLKNTEWQFVKIPFKSLVQNFDNGTPTDGNGIFDKNISAYQFVYTGKNTSLTPHYVDYLIATVLNPPAAPTSFAGTATGTTGIKWTWARNSTNETGFNISDGAGALKKTVASPLTEANEAGLSANTPYTRYCAAYNDDGASATTEAVTRYTLANTPVNLHKMSATVASIKFAWDAGDGGSSKYSVYRAKDKKGTPGDWIKIKDSIKDKEYNDDGLEPDTKYWYGISAYNGDGIETDVVGKDSGSAVGILTSADTIPPVISDVTVDEKTVLESDLIATKPTIKATITDNVSVDAASITVEAISTFSPTSLPAVSFNPVSGLMTLTLTDPISAGEFTLKITAKDAPAGNSTTFTRKLKVSDGTLYIEGSAFNYPNPFNPLAETTKLGFNISKDATVIIYLFDTTGRIAVKRSFVATAGYNEFMWDGRDDYGDIASNGIYMARIVGDGKLIGRAKIWVIKK; translated from the coding sequence ATGTTGAGTAAAAAAATAAGATCATTATACAGCAAACCGGTCGCAGTGGCTGTCATTGCAGCGCTGCTGCTGCTTTTTTCCATACCGGCCTCTTTTTCCGACAGCTGGATAACGATCGGAACAGGAGTCGTAGGCGGAACGGTCCCTTCGGTCACTTCTATCAGCCCGGTAAGCGGTTTAAATACAGGGACTACCGAAGTCACGATCTCCGGAGTTTATTTTACCGGAACGTCCGCCGTAAAGATCGATTCATTTCCCGTCCAAAGTTTCAGTGTTGTAAATGACACGACCATAACTGCAGTCATACAATCGGGAATTATCCCCAATGTTTACCATATAACGGTCACAAATGCTGACGGCACATCTGCGACGTCTTGGGTAGACCAGTTTTCCGTGATTTCCACCAGTTCGCCGGCCGTGACATCGATCACCCCGAGCAGCGGTATAAACAATGCGGAAGTCCCGGTCACTATAACAGGTACTAATCTGTCAGGCGCGACAGCTGTAAATGTCGGGGCAACAGGCATGACGATAGTCAGCAATTCAAGCACGGAGATAATTGCAAGAGTCCCTTCAGGTCTTACCCCGGGCACTTACTATATTACAGTGACCAACGCTGACGGCACGTCACCTGCGAACAGTTCCGGCCAGTTCACCGTGCTCGCGGTGCCCGTACCGGCGGTCAGCGGTGTCTCACCGACTTTTGGTCTTAACACGGCAGGCACGCCAGTTACAATAACAGGGACTAATTTGGCCACCGCAAGCTCGGTAAAGATCGGGACAGATCCAGTAAGCACGTTCGCAGTTATCAGCGATACTACTATAAATGCGGTAATACAATCAGCACTAACTCCCGGAGTCTACCATATTTCCGTCACGAATACTTACGGTACATCGGCCACGTCTTCGGCCGACCAGTTCACGGTCATCAGCTCACTTTCTCCCGTCGTGACAGGGATCTCACCGACTAGCGGGAACAATGACGTGCCGAACGATATCACTATAACAGGCACTAACCTGTCAAGTGCTACAGCTGTTAAGATCGGAACTGTTCCCTTGACGATGATCAGCAACTCGGCTACGGAAATCAGGGCTACCATCCCATCGGGCCTTCCCGCAGGCACCTATGATATTACCGTTGTCACTCCAGGAGGCACTTCTCCGTCCACCGCCGCTGACCGGTTTACGGCAATTGATTTTGGGCCGAGCACGTCTGTCCTTATTGATAATTACGAGGGCGTGGAAGTATCGGCTTATAACAATTACGGAACCGGATGCAGCTCAGTATTCAATACTAATCCCTTGTTCATAAAGAACGGAGCGCAGTCAAGAAGGATCCTTTATTCATTTTCAAGCGACTGGGGCGGGCTGATGAAAGGGGACCTTGTTTCAAACAAAAACCTGATCCTTACCAATGCTTTTGCCTTCTGGCTCAAAGGTGACGGGACTAATAATACGATAAGACTGGATGTATTTGAAGCGACCAACGTTTCTCCATATGGATCATGGAGCATGACACACGAGATATATTCAGGGCCTGCGATCAGCCTAAAGAACACGGAATGGCAATTCGTGAAGATCCCGTTCAAATCACTGGTCCAGAATTTTGATAACGGGACCCCGACTGACGGCAACGGTATTTTTGACAAGAACATCAGCGCTTACCAGTTCGTATATACAGGCAAGAATACAAGCCTGACGCCGCATTACGTGGATTATCTTATAGCGACGGTATTGAACCCGCCGGCAGCGCCAACATCGTTTGCGGGAACTGCCACAGGGACTACGGGGATCAAGTGGACGTGGGCAAGGAATTCGACGAACGAGACCGGTTTCAATATCAGCGATGGAGCGGGAGCCCTGAAGAAGACCGTTGCTTCGCCGTTAACGGAAGCGAACGAGGCCGGATTGTCCGCAAACACTCCGTATACAAGATATTGCGCGGCTTATAACGATGACGGTGCATCAGCCACTACAGAAGCAGTGACGCGGTATACCCTTGCAAATACACCGGTGAACCTGCACAAGATGTCAGCCACGGTGGCATCGATCAAGTTTGCCTGGGACGCGGGAGACGGCGGCTCTAGCAAATACAGCGTCTACAGGGCAAAGGATAAAAAGGGGACTCCCGGTGACTGGATAAAAATAAAAGATTCCATCAAAGACAAAGAATATAATGATGACGGGCTCGAACCTGACACGAAATACTGGTACGGTATTTCCGCTTATAACGGTGACGGCATAGAGACGGACGTTGTCGGCAAGGATTCAGGCAGTGCCGTCGGAATACTCACATCGGCCGATACCATACCGCCTGTCATCAGCGATGTAACGGTCGACGAAAAAACAGTTCTTGAGAGCGACCTTATAGCAACCAAGCCGACTATCAAAGCTACGATAACCGACAATGTCAGCGTAGACGCGGCATCTATCACTGTTGAGGCAATTTCTACATTCTCTCCGACTTCACTCCCGGCTGTCAGCTTCAACCCCGTCAGCGGGCTAATGACATTGACGCTGACAGACCCGATATCTGCCGGAGAGTTTACGTTAAAAATTACGGCAAAAGACGCGCCAGCCGGCAACTCTACTACGTTTACCAGAAAATTAAAAGTTTCGGACGGGACACTTTATATAGAAGGCAGCGCATTCAATTATCCGAATCCGTTCAATCCGCTGGCTGAGACCACCAAGCTTGGCTTTAACATAAGCAAAGATGCGACCGTAATCATCTACTTGTTCGATACTACGGGCAGGATAGCCGTAAAGAGAAGCTTCGTTGCCACAGCCGGATATAACGAGTTCATGTGGGACGGCAGAGATGACTACGGAGACATTGCGAGCAACGGTATCTACATGGCAAGGATCGTTGGCGACGGCAAGTTGATCGGCAGGGCAAAAATTTGGGTGATAAAGAAATGA
- a CDS encoding PorV/PorQ family protein, which yields MKRLIKYISYIIIVTAILSQAMLFAATYSAIDPSYVGVGARSLGMGKTYVAIAEDAESIFMNPAGLGRMKTPKLTSMYSSLMGDVSYAVLGGTYPLEVGSIGLGYVGSRVDNIWVLGSNAASSTHYPTPTSIGGYSNNVLFLSYGFPLEVISADYGKNIYLGANLKYFDQTASGTDDASSGNGRGVDLDLGILYTPNSWLSFGLNQQNILPANMGGAITYKSGIEEGIPSTTKIGTKVNLLGRQGKALIASPVRLNLAADSDLYLQSGKPAVMRFGAELWPIDILAIRMGLDQDPVPGTVGITEGRNLTYGIGLRLKGIEFDYAYHPYSGIQENATHYFSISFVGDDPKEEKNREYITIIKPRDKLITRRDYVKVSGIVHPIIDQIQVNGIPVPFDTVDGSKTFRTKVPLEKAGKRLVVVEGYDKNGVLLESKRIRIIRLATFSDVTEDFWAVEPIEYTATAGIAEGYPDGTFQPNRILSRAELATLLVRTNGVDIKETIEKRIFPDLNKSDWATRYVDAANEMGLVVGYPDKTFKPDKNINRMEGVTVASRFDSLDTPQVTEKPYKDVSKKSWAANDIDAAKQKGLIDNSSIRFEPKRGLTRAEAVEILSKTDFGTEKIDYLLDWNKGYGKTAVIEAKNLTKYLDNE from the coding sequence ATGAAAAGACTGATTAAATATATATCATACATAATTATTGTGACAGCGATCCTGTCGCAGGCAATGCTTTTTGCGGCGACTTATTCTGCTATTGACCCGTCATATGTAGGCGTCGGCGCAAGGTCGCTCGGAATGGGGAAAACATATGTGGCGATCGCGGAAGATGCCGAATCCATCTTCATGAACCCTGCCGGGCTCGGAAGGATGAAAACTCCAAAACTCACAAGCATGTATTCAAGCCTTATGGGTGACGTAAGTTATGCGGTACTGGGCGGAACATATCCTCTTGAGGTTGGTTCTATAGGGCTTGGTTATGTCGGCTCACGGGTGGACAATATATGGGTGCTCGGAAGCAATGCGGCTTCGTCCACACATTATCCGACCCCGACTTCTATCGGAGGGTATTCAAACAACGTCCTGTTCTTATCTTACGGATTTCCTCTGGAAGTGATATCCGCCGATTACGGAAAGAACATATATCTCGGTGCTAATCTTAAATACTTTGACCAGACCGCTTCGGGAACAGACGATGCTTCTTCCGGTAACGGCAGGGGAGTGGACCTTGATCTCGGCATCCTTTACACTCCGAATTCTTGGCTTTCTTTCGGATTGAACCAGCAGAACATCCTTCCGGCGAACATGGGCGGAGCCATTACTTATAAAAGCGGTATTGAAGAAGGCATTCCGTCAACCACAAAGATCGGGACAAAGGTCAACCTTTTGGGCCGACAGGGAAAAGCTTTGATCGCTTCGCCGGTCAGGCTCAACCTTGCCGCGGACAGCGATCTTTACCTGCAGTCCGGCAAACCTGCCGTGATGAGATTTGGAGCTGAACTTTGGCCTATAGATATACTTGCCATAAGGATGGGACTCGACCAGGATCCTGTCCCGGGAACCGTCGGGATAACCGAAGGCAGAAATCTGACTTACGGTATCGGCCTCAGGCTAAAAGGGATAGAGTTTGATTATGCGTATCACCCGTACAGCGGCATACAGGAGAACGCGACGCATTACTTCTCGATATCATTTGTCGGGGACGATCCAAAAGAGGAGAAAAACCGCGAATATATAACTATAATCAAACCCAGGGACAAACTGATAACAAGAAGGGACTATGTAAAAGTTTCCGGTATCGTGCATCCGATCATCGATCAGATCCAGGTGAACGGTATCCCTGTCCCATTCGACACGGTCGACGGCAGCAAGACTTTCAGGACAAAAGTCCCTCTTGAAAAAGCAGGAAAGAGACTGGTGGTAGTCGAAGGTTACGACAAGAACGGAGTACTCCTCGAATCAAAAAGGATCAGGATAATCAGGCTTGCGACATTCAGTGATGTCACGGAAGATTTCTGGGCAGTAGAACCCATAGAATACACAGCGACCGCCGGAATTGCCGAAGGTTATCCGGACGGCACTTTTCAGCCTAACAGGATACTGAGCCGGGCCGAGCTGGCGACTTTGCTGGTCAGGACAAACGGGGTCGATATTAAGGAAACTATAGAAAAGAGAATATTTCCAGATCTTAATAAATCAGACTGGGCGACAAGATATGTTGATGCCGCGAACGAAATGGGCCTTGTTGTCGGTTATCCGGACAAGACCTTTAAACCCGATAAGAATATTAACAGAATGGAAGGCGTGACGGTCGCTTCCAGGTTTGACAGCCTTGATACTCCGCAAGTCACGGAAAAACCTTACAAGGATGTTTCTAAAAAAAGCTGGGCAGCCAATGACATTGATGCCGCCAAGCAAAAAGGTTTGATCGATAATAGTTCAATCAGATTCGAGCCGAAAAGAGGCCTGACAAGAGCGGAAGCCGTGGAAATCCTGTCAAAGACTGATTTCGGAACGGAAAAGATCGATTACCTTCTTGACTGGAATAAAGGTTACGGGAAAACAGCCGTCATAGAAGCAAAAAATTTAACTAAATACCTCGATAATGAATGA
- the pth gene encoding aminoacyl-tRNA hydrolase, translating to MYLIIGLGNPGDDYKDTRHNVGFEVVETFAKNNGIKLSRNSSFMARAGKGKLGEEDIIACLPMTYMNRSGESVAKMAKKNDIQTGSIIVVHDEFDLDIGILKIKKGGGSAGHNGVRSVIDSLHDDSFIRIRIGIGKPGHKNRGADFVLSKMNRHLAKILKETTQRASCSIEDIIGKGLSHSMNEYNKPAA from the coding sequence ATGTATTTAATAATTGGGCTCGGCAATCCGGGAGATGATTATAAGGATACTCGGCATAACGTAGGGTTCGAGGTTGTCGAGACTTTCGCAAAAAACAACGGCATTAAGCTGTCGAGAAATTCATCTTTCATGGCAAGGGCCGGAAAAGGCAAGCTTGGCGAAGAAGACATCATTGCCTGCCTTCCGATGACATATATGAACAGGAGCGGAGAGTCCGTGGCCAAGATGGCCAAAAAAAACGACATACAAACGGGAAGCATCATCGTTGTGCACGACGAGTTTGATCTGGATATCGGGATCCTGAAGATTAAAAAGGGCGGCGGCAGCGCAGGGCATAACGGGGTAAGATCAGTTATTGATTCTCTGCATGACGACAGCTTTATAAGGATCAGGATAGGTATCGGCAAACCGGGGCATAAGAACAGGGGCGCGGACTTCGTACTGTCAAAGATGAACAGGCATCTTGCAAAGATACTTAAAGAAACTACGCAGCGGGCTTCCTGCTCGATCGAGGATATCATCGGCAAAGGTCTTTCGCACTCGATGAACGAATATAACAAGCCAGCGGCTTAG
- the mfd gene encoding transcription-repair coupling factor yields MNAGLRPNIEPFIDDLKAGREETFIISKQDSRLKELFIDAGLLKESIRIVHGEIPQGFHLPKEGIALFSDREIFGEHIPRRRFKVQAEKAVPQKFYADYRKGDAVVHKDYGIGIYEGIDKQTVDSVSSDYLYLRFAGDDRLYIPVQQINLISKYNVPGDHIPRLNSLGGSEWRLIKRRAKKSIRDMTKELLETYSSRKSGSGHSFPPDDAWQAELESSFPYEDTPDQTEAVRAVKKDMESDKPMDRLLCADVGYGKTEVALRAAFKAASSGKQVCFLCPTTILAQQHSRLFQARFAPFPFAVEVLSRFKSHSEQKELLKKTESGSIDVIIGTHRLLQNDVKFKDLGLLIIDEEQRFGVAHKEKIKRLKKNVDVLNLSATPIPRTLYMAVSGIWDMSLITTPPPGRSMIETCVLPWRASTVKQAIEKEKERGGQVFYVFNSVEKIGDTAKKLGKILPSISVAVAHGRMKPDELERIMMDFVDGKYDVLLSTTIIESGLDIPNVNTIIIENPDKFGLSTLYQLRGRVGRSNVKAFAYLLYRETSVLTERSLERLQAIKSFTALGSGYRIAMRDLEIRGAGNVLGSQQHGHMLAIGSDLYCDLLKEAAAHFKGEKTPIKHTTLVDLKINAFIPDHFIEDEVERIAVYKRLNLADNFKEVKDLEDELVDRFGHLPLEAVNMLEIVRIKISASSAGIKKITQKNNDLIIELGSEKRLIGIAGSSEKEILSRIEKFVKESDSQVSV; encoded by the coding sequence TTGAATGCAGGTTTGCGTCCGAATATCGAACCGTTCATCGACGATCTTAAAGCCGGCAGGGAAGAGACTTTTATCATAAGCAAGCAGGACTCGCGCTTGAAGGAACTTTTTATTGATGCCGGGCTTTTAAAAGAAAGCATCAGGATCGTCCACGGCGAGATACCTCAGGGTTTTCATCTTCCAAAGGAAGGGATAGCCCTTTTTTCGGACAGGGAGATCTTCGGAGAGCATATACCAAGAAGACGGTTCAAAGTGCAGGCAGAAAAGGCCGTTCCGCAAAAGTTTTATGCCGATTACAGGAAAGGCGATGCGGTAGTACACAAGGATTACGGCATCGGCATATATGAGGGAATAGACAAACAGACCGTCGACAGCGTCTCATCCGATTATCTGTATTTAAGATTTGCAGGTGACGACCGTTTATATATACCGGTCCAGCAAATAAATCTTATTTCAAAATACAATGTGCCGGGCGATCATATTCCAAGATTGAACAGTTTGGGCGGGAGCGAATGGAGGCTTATAAAGCGCAGGGCGAAAAAGTCTATCCGTGACATGACAAAAGAACTTCTGGAAACATATTCTTCAAGAAAGTCCGGGAGCGGACATAGCTTTCCTCCAGACGATGCCTGGCAGGCAGAACTTGAAAGCTCTTTCCCGTATGAAGATACTCCGGACCAGACAGAAGCGGTCAGAGCGGTGAAAAAGGACATGGAATCCGATAAGCCGATGGACCGCCTGCTGTGCGCGGATGTGGGTTATGGCAAAACCGAAGTTGCCCTAAGAGCAGCGTTCAAAGCCGCCTCCTCTGGAAAGCAGGTCTGCTTCCTTTGCCCGACAACGATCCTTGCCCAGCAGCATTCCCGGCTGTTTCAGGCCCGTTTTGCCCCTTTCCCTTTCGCGGTGGAGGTCCTGTCCAGGTTCAAAAGCCATTCAGAGCAAAAAGAGCTTTTGAAAAAGACCGAGTCCGGCTCAATAGACGTGATCATCGGCACTCACCGGCTGCTGCAGAACGATGTTAAATTCAAAGACCTGGGGCTTCTGATAATAGATGAGGAGCAGAGGTTCGGCGTTGCGCACAAAGAAAAAATAAAAAGATTAAAGAAGAATGTCGATGTATTAAACCTTTCGGCGACTCCTATTCCAAGGACCCTTTATATGGCGGTTTCAGGCATCTGGGATATGAGCCTGATCACGACCCCTCCTCCCGGAAGGTCCATGATCGAGACCTGCGTGCTGCCCTGGAGAGCAAGCACCGTGAAACAAGCGATCGAAAAGGAAAAAGAAAGGGGCGGCCAGGTCTTTTATGTTTTTAACAGCGTGGAAAAGATCGGTGACACAGCGAAAAAACTCGGAAAAATACTTCCCTCAATCTCCGTGGCCGTCGCTCACGGCCGGATGAAGCCGGATGAGCTCGAGCGGATAATGATGGATTTTGTCGACGGGAAATATGACGTCCTTCTGTCAACGACGATCATCGAATCGGGGCTGGACATCCCCAATGTCAACACGATAATCATCGAAAATCCGGATAAATTCGGTCTTTCAACACTGTATCAGCTGCGCGGGAGGGTGGGCCGGTCAAACGTAAAGGCCTTTGCATACCTGCTTTACCGCGAAACCAGCGTCCTGACCGAAAGATCCCTGGAAAGGCTTCAGGCAATAAAATCATTTACCGCCCTGGGTTCCGGGTACAGGATCGCTATGAGGGACCTTGAGATAAGAGGTGCCGGGAATGTCCTGGGCAGCCAGCAGCACGGCCACATGCTTGCTATAGGCTCCGATCTTTATTGCGATCTGCTAAAAGAGGCCGCAGCGCATTTTAAAGGCGAAAAAACGCCGATCAAGCACACGACTTTAGTAGATCTAAAAATAAATGCTTTTATCCCGGATCATTTTATCGAGGATGAAGTCGAGCGCATAGCCGTCTACAAAAGGCTGAACCTTGCAGATAATTTCAAAGAGGTAAAAGACCTCGAAGACGAGCTTGTCGACAGGTTCGGGCACCTCCCGTTAGAAGCAGTGAACATGTTAGAAATTGTCAGGATAAAGATATCCGCTTCAAGCGCAGGGATAAAAAAAATCACTCAAAAAAACAATGATCTTATTATCGAACTGGGGAGCGAAAAACGTCTTATCGGCATCGCAGGGTCCTCGGAAAAAGAAATATTGTCACGGATAGAAAAATTTGTGAAAGAGTCGGATAGTCAAGTCAGTGTCTGA
- a CDS encoding response regulator, translating into MKNILIVEDVEDHLEIVKIILEQYNYNILTAANGRSGLETVQKKLPDLIILDVMLPEMNGYEVCKAIRADQHTRVIPVIMLSVKSNPEDIEAGYKAGANEYITKPFNLEELVKKVKKHLGEE; encoded by the coding sequence TTGAAAAACATTCTTATCGTTGAGGACGTAGAAGACCACTTAGAGATAGTAAAGATCATTCTCGAGCAGTACAACTATAACATCCTTACTGCCGCAAACGGCAGATCGGGGCTTGAAACGGTCCAAAAAAAACTTCCCGACCTTATTATCCTGGACGTGATGCTGCCCGAAATGAACGGATATGAGGTCTGCAAGGCTATCAGGGCGGACCAGCACACAAGGGTTATCCCTGTGATAATGCTGTCCGTCAAGTCAAATCCCGAAGACATCGAGGCGGGCTACAAGGCCGGGGCCAACGAATATATCACCAAACCTTTCAATCTTGAAGAACTCGTTAAAAAAGTAAAAAAACATCTAGGGGAGGAATAA
- the mazG gene encoding nucleoside triphosphate pyrophosphohydrolase, whose protein sequence is MKRFKDLIKIIDKLRGKNGCPWDKKQTHRSLKPYVIEEAYEMLQAIDKKDDKKLCDELGDLLLQVILHSRIAKERKAFSVEDVIKGINEKMTRRHPHVFAKRKVSGVDEVWKNWEEIKSDEAEYRSILDSIPKALPALYRAEKAQKKAARVGFDWDEIAGAWDKVREEMGEIKELLRKDSKTKALKSRLAEEIGDLLFAVVNVSRKTGINAEEALHDAVVKFSGRFRFIERHAKKSRIKLSKMNLDEMESLWKKAKKSGL, encoded by the coding sequence ATGAAAAGATTTAAAGATCTGATAAAAATCATTGATAAGCTGCGCGGCAAAAACGGCTGCCCGTGGGATAAAAAACAGACACACAGGTCATTAAAGCCCTATGTCATCGAAGAAGCCTATGAGATGCTCCAGGCGATCGATAAAAAAGACGATAAAAAACTGTGCGATGAGCTCGGCGATCTGCTGCTGCAGGTAATCCTTCACAGCCGGATCGCCAAAGAAAGGAAAGCGTTTTCGGTTGAAGATGTCATCAAAGGCATCAACGAAAAAATGACAAGGCGTCACCCGCATGTTTTTGCAAAAAGAAAAGTGTCCGGCGTGGATGAGGTCTGGAAAAATTGGGAAGAGATAAAAAGCGATGAGGCCGAGTACAGATCCATCCTTGACAGCATACCCAAAGCGCTCCCCGCGCTTTACAGGGCCGAAAAAGCCCAGAAAAAGGCTGCACGCGTTGGATTTGACTGGGATGAAATTGCCGGCGCTTGGGACAAGGTAAGAGAGGAAATGGGAGAGATAAAAGAACTGTTAAGAAAAGATTCAAAGACCAAGGCACTGAAGTCGAGATTAGCTGAAGAGATCGGCGATCTTCTATTCGCGGTGGTGAACGTTTCAAGGAAAACGGGAATTAACGCGGAAGAAGCCCTGCACGATGCAGTCGTGAAATTTTCAGGGCGGTTCAGGTTCATCGAAAGGCATGCGAAGAAGAGCAGGATAAAACTAAGCAAAATGAACCTCGACGAGATGGAGTCTCTGTGGAAGAAAGCAAAGAAAAGCGGGCTATAG